From the genome of bacterium, one region includes:
- a CDS encoding extracellular solute-binding protein encodes MRRFAIILFFLIAAIPFLLMPGRHGAQLPKGNANESLTIISPHRREVRLEYSRGFAEWMNTRYHRNVAIQWLDVGGASKVMKELESRYASSPGNPGVDLMFGGGIAPFLTAIQKNWLNQTELPAKLLSDIPATCAGSPVLDPGQRWFGVTLSAFGILYNRPLVQRLGLPVPVSWHDLARPEYYSWVGSGDPRSSGSVHMCYEIILQSYGFEKGWPIITRICANVRGFGEAGGTVPREVAAGDIAAGMVIDQYAQTVIKSVGNDALALVLPEKETIIGPDPIAMLRGAKQPELAKLFIEFTLSEEGQRLLYQSAGTNGQKHNLYRMPVLKALYAEAAAPKPNPYDFPSGLAYDNELATRRWNILNDLMGVWLIDAHADLKIAWKDCMNRDPGLAEELCRPPLTEKSLEALIPIWKDSRRKQEVMQQWSKEAQLRYLKRSISR; translated from the coding sequence ATGCGCAGGTTTGCCATCATTCTATTTTTTCTGATTGCCGCCATTCCATTCCTGCTCATGCCGGGACGGCATGGTGCCCAGCTACCCAAGGGAAATGCTAATGAATCGCTCACCATCATTTCGCCACATCGCCGGGAGGTCAGGCTGGAGTATTCACGGGGCTTTGCGGAATGGATGAACACCCGATATCACCGTAATGTGGCGATTCAATGGCTTGATGTCGGTGGTGCCTCCAAGGTCATGAAGGAACTCGAATCACGATATGCGTCCTCACCCGGGAATCCCGGTGTGGACCTTATGTTTGGTGGAGGGATTGCCCCCTTCCTGACTGCGATTCAGAAAAACTGGCTCAATCAAACGGAGTTACCCGCTAAGCTCCTGAGCGACATCCCTGCAACCTGCGCCGGGTCACCCGTCTTAGATCCCGGCCAACGCTGGTTTGGCGTCACCCTGAGCGCCTTTGGAATTCTATATAACCGTCCGCTGGTTCAACGGCTCGGGCTGCCTGTTCCAGTGTCCTGGCATGATCTTGCACGCCCGGAATATTATTCGTGGGTAGGCTCAGGCGACCCCCGCTCCAGCGGCTCGGTTCATATGTGTTATGAGATCATTCTTCAATCCTACGGTTTTGAAAAGGGGTGGCCGATCATTACGCGAATCTGTGCCAACGTACGGGGATTCGGGGAAGCAGGCGGCACAGTGCCGAGGGAGGTTGCCGCTGGCGACATTGCAGCGGGCATGGTGATTGACCAGTATGCCCAGACCGTTATCAAGTCAGTGGGCAATGACGCCCTGGCGCTGGTACTGCCTGAAAAGGAGACCATTATCGGCCCGGATCCTATTGCCATGCTGCGGGGAGCCAAACAGCCTGAGCTGGCTAAACTTTTTATCGAATTTACACTTTCTGAGGAGGGACAACGTCTCTTGTACCAGTCGGCTGGAACAAACGGCCAAAAACACAACCTTTACCGAATGCCGGTGCTCAAGGCGCTTTACGCCGAGGCCGCCGCACCCAAGCCTAATCCCTATGATTTCCCCTCAGGGCTCGCCTATGACAATGAACTTGCGACACGGCGTTGGAATATCCTGAACGATCTCATGGGCGTGTGGCTGATAGATGCCCATGCCGACCTCAAAATAGCTTGGAAAGATTGCATGAACCGGGATCCCGGACTCGCGGAGGAACTCTGTCGTCCGCCCCTGACTGAAAAATCGCTGGAAGCATTGATCCCTATATGGAAAGATTCGCGTCGCAAACAGGAAGTCATGCAACAATGGTCCAAAGAAGCTCAGTTACGTTATCTCAAAAGGTCGATCTCACGGTGA
- a CDS encoding DUF481 domain-containing protein, with protein sequence MNSNRQKLFLAALIAVSLHGAALAQIPLAPDTTATNLTPEVVPTPVEVTPVVTNPIPVITNQIPVIKPKGTVKPGSSNVLSALAGSFGGNYSVSGRTLRFPAPEATPRSATDWRRNLDFGMNMTRGNSDTLRYSLGVDTVKEKDANTIRFRAHGAYGESDGSKDTENAGATLRYERQLTPIVYALANLDWMTDPIAELDYRFTGILSPGFHLLRTKTTLLNFEIGAGYVEEKKDKNEDGYTAGRAAVTAEKLFNDHVLGWITVEYIPKLADPSVFFVNTEIGLASYITRDLSLNICYQERYDSNPGEDKKSRDSILSTALSLNF encoded by the coding sequence GTGAATAGTAATCGTCAAAAACTTTTTTTGGCTGCCCTGATCGCAGTCTCACTCCATGGGGCAGCATTGGCCCAAATCCCGTTGGCGCCGGATACTACCGCAACCAACCTTACGCCCGAGGTCGTCCCCACCCCCGTCGAGGTCACTCCCGTGGTAACCAATCCAATACCGGTGATCACTAATCAGATACCGGTGATTAAACCCAAAGGAACCGTTAAACCGGGCTCCTCCAATGTCCTGAGTGCCCTGGCGGGAAGCTTTGGTGGTAATTATAGTGTTTCCGGTCGCACGCTCAGGTTCCCCGCTCCCGAAGCGACCCCTCGCAGCGCAACCGACTGGAGGCGAAATCTGGACTTCGGCATGAATATGACACGCGGAAACAGTGATACTCTGCGTTATTCACTTGGAGTTGATACTGTAAAGGAAAAGGATGCCAATACCATTCGCTTCCGAGCTCACGGAGCCTACGGGGAAAGTGATGGAAGCAAGGACACAGAAAATGCCGGAGCGACATTGCGCTATGAGCGACAACTTACGCCGATTGTTTATGCCCTCGCCAATCTCGACTGGATGACCGATCCCATCGCCGAACTGGATTATCGTTTTACCGGTATTCTCTCGCCAGGATTTCACCTGCTCCGCACCAAGACAACCCTTCTGAATTTCGAAATCGGGGCCGGGTATGTTGAGGAAAAAAAGGACAAGAATGAAGACGGCTATACGGCAGGCCGTGCTGCGGTAACGGCGGAAAAGCTTTTTAATGACCATGTTTTGGGTTGGATCACCGTCGAATATATCCCGAAGCTGGCTGATCCCAGCGTGTTTTTTGTCAATACCGAAATTGGTCTTGCATCCTATATCACCCGCGATCTCAGTCTTAACATCTGCTATCAGGAGCGCTACGATAGCAATCCCGGGGAAGACAAAAAGTCGCGCGACTCCATTCTCTCAACGGCGTTAAGTTTGAATTTCTGA
- the panB gene encoding 3-methyl-2-oxobutanoate hydroxymethyltransferase, with translation MQTKWTADRIKHLKGGEKITCLTAYDYTTAKFVDASGIQLVLVGDSLANTMLGHTTTLSVTMEQMLHHTSAVARGVTSALVVADMPFMSYQVSTEQALENAGRFLKEAGADAVKIEGGAFRTSTISALVANGIPVLGHIGLTPQSIRQSGYKVQGRQTSDAERLVLDARALEEAGVFGIVIECVPAQLGAIITRTVGVPTIGIGAGPDCDGQILVSHDLLGLSGSTAPKFIKCYADLGDRMVKAFKEYKTEVESGAFPTDKQCY, from the coding sequence ATGCAAACCAAATGGACAGCCGACCGGATTAAGCATCTTAAAGGGGGTGAAAAAATCACCTGTCTGACCGCCTATGATTATACAACCGCAAAATTTGTAGATGCGTCCGGCATTCAACTGGTGCTGGTGGGTGATTCACTGGCCAACACCATGCTCGGGCATACCACGACCCTTTCCGTCACCATGGAGCAAATGCTGCATCATACTTCCGCTGTGGCGCGCGGAGTCACGTCCGCCTTGGTTGTAGCTGATATGCCCTTCATGTCCTATCAGGTCTCTACGGAACAAGCCCTGGAAAATGCGGGCCGATTTCTCAAGGAAGCTGGCGCCGATGCCGTAAAGATTGAGGGTGGGGCTTTCCGGACATCGACCATTTCCGCGCTTGTGGCTAATGGCATCCCTGTTCTCGGCCATATCGGCCTGACCCCTCAAAGTATCCGACAGAGCGGCTACAAGGTGCAGGGGCGGCAAACTTCAGATGCAGAACGTCTGGTGCTGGATGCCCGGGCTTTGGAAGAAGCGGGAGTGTTCGGCATCGTCATTGAATGTGTTCCCGCGCAACTTGGAGCAATCATTACCAGGACGGTGGGCGTTCCCACGATAGGCATCGGTGCTGGCCCGGATTGTGATGGGCAAATATTAGTGAGCCATGACCTATTGGGATTATCAGGCAGTACCGCACCCAAGTTCATCAAATGCTACGCTGACCTTGGGGACCGAATGGTTAAGGCATTCAAAGAGTATAAAACCGAAGTGGAGTCTGGCGCGTTTCCCACAGATAAACAGTGCTACTGA
- a CDS encoding M23 family metallopeptidase encodes MINTFRGFRVFGSDVNCLILVILFVLICPDFTVYATTPFNQVVMPTDRKTLDPAVPGNFQPTAAGTVESALYGSVRTVQIGKHLYPSFHEGIDIAPLQRNGRGVPLDEVHAVAAGTVGYINQKSGNSNYGNYVVLLHQDPIGAVYTLYAHLAAISPDLRVGQAVEPGRLLGMMGNTSSGAIPLSRAHLHFEVGLIVNEHFGIWFRAQKLKPDHGLFNGGNLIALNPLTFFNHLDTISVAGFKGLISEVPRAFTLMIQVNHPLDYFRRYPGLWAGTPFQSGGVVMTCSENGAILSGRNATPDEIRVASSPKVTILGVDAKALGRNGCRLIVEDRGRWRLGEKGTRWLDILEYQ; translated from the coding sequence ATGATTAATACTTTTCGCGGATTCCGCGTGTTTGGCAGTGATGTGAACTGCCTGATTTTGGTGATTTTGTTCGTGTTGATTTGTCCGGATTTCACGGTTTATGCGACGACGCCCTTCAATCAGGTCGTGATGCCAACGGATCGCAAAACATTGGATCCCGCAGTTCCGGGAAACTTCCAACCTACGGCTGCTGGCACAGTGGAGTCGGCACTATATGGATCTGTTCGGACGGTTCAAATCGGGAAGCATCTCTATCCCTCTTTTCACGAAGGGATCGACATTGCCCCCCTGCAACGTAATGGCCGGGGGGTTCCGCTAGATGAAGTCCATGCTGTGGCGGCAGGAACCGTGGGGTATATCAATCAGAAATCCGGAAACTCCAATTATGGGAACTATGTCGTTCTGCTTCATCAGGACCCCATCGGGGCGGTCTACACCTTGTATGCCCATCTCGCCGCTATTTCGCCTGATTTGCGCGTGGGGCAGGCCGTGGAACCGGGACGGCTATTGGGAATGATGGGGAATACATCTTCCGGCGCCATTCCCCTGAGTCGAGCCCATCTCCATTTCGAGGTTGGCTTGATCGTGAATGAACACTTTGGGATCTGGTTTCGCGCACAGAAATTGAAGCCGGATCATGGTCTCTTCAACGGCGGCAATTTGATTGCACTCAATCCTCTCACGTTTTTCAATCACCTGGACACTATTTCTGTTGCAGGTTTTAAAGGTCTGATTTCGGAGGTTCCTCGGGCTTTTACGCTCATGATTCAGGTTAACCACCCGTTGGATTATTTCCGGCGTTATCCGGGATTATGGGCAGGAACCCCTTTTCAGAGCGGTGGGGTTGTTATGACGTGTTCTGAAAATGGCGCCATTTTATCGGGTCGTAATGCGACCCCTGATGAGATCCGGGTGGCCTCTTCGCCCAAAGTCACGATCCTCGGCGTGGATGCCAAGGCGCTGGGACGCAACGGATGTCGTCTTATTGTTGAAGATCGCGGGCGCTGGCGGTTAGGGGAAAAAGGGACACGCTGGTTGGACATCCTGGAGTATCAGTAG
- a CDS encoding diacylglycerol kinase family protein codes for MKVLCVLNHNAAGGDAKRLWPDVAELLQRQSIDFDLLSVQGDLTIKDQVSAYLDAAPPNAYSVVAGIGGDGTHSGVMNGIMQFGASSPSAKIPAYAFIPMGTGNDIAKSLGIRLRSEYSAKDLRRAVSTILHGADYRLDLGRINGTYFVDALTIGLDSRILQKRNVSKRKIEKIPFLKFLARGKFLYSLSVGSRFFMHEPVEAEVIVDGRSWYKGQMINVVINNTRIYAGDFDFSMDAYPDDGMLDVVLFTDHTDYLTRYLLAIRHNPDKIRDYSDELHRRSMHIQGRNIEVRMTRHEPAQIDGEEFREDSLFKITIIPRAILIKTPVEPL; via the coding sequence ATGAAGGTATTATGCGTACTCAATCATAATGCGGCGGGAGGCGATGCCAAGCGGTTATGGCCTGATGTGGCCGAGTTACTGCAAAGGCAAAGTATCGACTTTGATCTTCTCTCCGTGCAAGGTGATCTTACAATAAAAGATCAGGTCTCGGCATACCTTGATGCCGCCCCCCCCAACGCCTACAGCGTTGTGGCAGGAATTGGAGGGGATGGCACTCATTCAGGGGTGATGAATGGGATCATGCAATTCGGGGCAAGTTCCCCCTCCGCCAAGATTCCGGCGTATGCGTTCATCCCCATGGGAACGGGCAATGATATTGCTAAATCATTGGGGATCCGGCTGCGGAGTGAGTATTCGGCAAAGGACCTCCGGCGCGCCGTTTCAACCATCTTGCATGGGGCAGATTATCGGCTTGATCTGGGCCGGATCAACGGGACCTATTTTGTGGATGCCCTTACTATTGGTCTCGATTCCCGGATTTTACAGAAACGTAATGTCAGCAAACGTAAAATCGAGAAAATTCCTTTCCTGAAATTTTTGGCGCGCGGGAAATTTCTGTATTCTCTCTCTGTTGGTTCACGTTTTTTTATGCATGAACCCGTTGAGGCGGAAGTTATTGTAGATGGACGCAGTTGGTACAAAGGCCAGATGATCAATGTGGTCATTAATAATACCCGGATCTACGCTGGCGATTTTGACTTCAGCATGGATGCCTATCCGGATGACGGGATGCTGGATGTGGTTTTGTTTACTGATCACACCGATTATTTAACCCGATATCTTCTTGCAATCCGTCACAACCCGGACAAAATCCGGGACTATTCGGATGAACTTCACCGGCGTTCCATGCATATTCAAGGGCGTAATATTGAAGTCCGGATGACTCGTCATGAACCTGCCCAGATTGATGGTGAGGAGTTCAGGGAAGATTCGTTGTTCAAAATAACAATCATACCCCGGGCTATTTTAATCAAAACCCCTGTCGAACCACTATAA